One Bos indicus x Bos taurus breed Angus x Brahman F1 hybrid chromosome 6, Bos_hybrid_MaternalHap_v2.0, whole genome shotgun sequence genomic window carries:
- the LOC113894490 gene encoding histone H3.3-like, which produces MARTKQTARKSTGGKAPRKQLATKAARKTAPSIGGVKKPHRYRPGTVALREIRRYQKSTELLIRKLPFQRLVREIAQDYKTDLRFQSAAIGALQEASEAYLVGLFEDTNLCAIHAKRVTIMPKDIQLARRIRGERA; this is translated from the coding sequence ATGGCTCGTACAAAGCAGACTGCCCGCAAATCGACTGGTGGTAAAGCACCGAGGAAGCAACTCGCTACAAAAGCCGCTCGCAAGACTGCGCCCTCTATTGGAGGGGTGAAGAAACCTCATCGTTACAGGCCTGGTACTGTGGCACTCCGTGAAATTAGACGTTATCAGAAGTCCACTGAACTTCTGATTCGCAAACTTCCCTTCCAGCGTCTGGTGCGGGAAATTGCTCAGGACTACAAAACAGATCTGCGCTTCCAGAGTGCAGCTATTGGTGCTTTGCAGGAGGCAAGTGAGGCCTATCTGGTTGGCCTTTTTGAAGACACCAACCTGTGTGCTATCCATGCCAAACGTGTAACAATTATGCCAAAAGACATCCAGCTAGCACGCCGCATACGTGGAGAACGTGCTTAA